A part of Capsicum annuum cultivar UCD-10X-F1 chromosome 6, UCD10Xv1.1, whole genome shotgun sequence genomic DNA contains:
- the LOC107872907 gene encoding BOI-related E3 ubiquitin-protein ligase 1: protein MAVQAQYPSNVHLFNRSVQERKSPLGKDDYSLQPQPGGGSILDHTQMLFNPGAGSNRSCKRRREISAHTGTTTAMNALVSFQSQPQVIDLTQLQTHPQHQPNVVSTGLRLASGEQLQQYQQHQLQQQYHHQQHSLSPQSSQSSAFYSILSEDMSTIIKQHRDEIEQFLHVQREQLRRTLEEQRRTHYRALLGTAEESMARQLKEKEAEVTKAARRNAELEARAAQLSAEAQAWQARARAEEFTAATLQAQLQQAIVNGGGCDGDVAGSGGGGGSGEAEDAESAYIDPDRVVESTGPSCKACRKRVASVVLLPCRHLCVCTDCDGVVQACPLCLSVTTSSVEVFFC from the exons ATGGCCGTTCAAGCTCAATACCCATCAAATGTTCACCTTTTCAACAG AAgtgtacaagaacgaaagagtccACTTGGCAAAGATGATTATTCGTTGCAACCTCAACCTGGTGGAGGATCAATTCTTGATCACACACAAATGCTATTCAATCCAGGAG CTGGCTCTAATCGTTCGTGCAAGAGACGAAGAGAAATTAGCGCCCATACTGGTACAACAACAGCGATGAATGCATTAGTCTCATTTCAATCTCAGCCGCAGGTCATTGACCTTACTCAACTCCAGACGCATCCCCAGCATCAACCAAATGTCGTCTCCACCGGCCTCCGTTTAGCTTCCGGAGAACAGCTACAACAATACCAACAGCACCAATTACAACAACAGTATCACCATCAACAACATTCTCTTTCTCCTCAGTCTTCCCAATCATCGGCCTTCTATTCCATATTATCAGAAGATATGTCCACAATTATCAAACAACATCGCGATGAAATTGAACAATTCCTCCATGTTCAG AGAGAACAATTGAGGCGTACATTAGAGGAACAAAGGCGGACACACTATCGTGCACTGCTCGGAACCGCTGAAGAATCAATGGCGAGGCAGTTGAAGGAAAAGGAAGCCGAGGTGACAAAAGCGGCTCGGCGCAACGCCGAATTAGAAGCCCGTGCAGCGCAGCTGAGTGCGGAGGCGCAAGCGTGGCAGGCAAGGGCAAGAGCGGAGGAATTCACCGCCGCAACGCTGCAGGCACAGCTGCAGCAGGCGATCGTAAATGGCGGAGGTTGCGACGGAGATGTCGCCGGCAGCGGCGGCGGTGGTGGCTCCGGTGAAGCGGAGGATGCTGAGTCGGCTTACATTGACCCGGACAGAGTTGTTGAGTCAACCGGGCCGAGTTGTAAGGCGTGCCGGAAGCGAGTTGCATCGGTGGTGCTGTTGCCGTGTAGGCATTTGTGTGTGTGTACAGATTGTGATGGTGTGGTGCAAGCTTGTCCACTTTGTCTCTCTGTTACAACATCAAGTGTTGAGGTTTTCTTTTGTTAG